One Coturnix japonica isolate 7356 chromosome 20, Coturnix japonica 2.1, whole genome shotgun sequence genomic window carries:
- the LOC116654301 gene encoding H/ACA ribonucleoprotein complex subunit GAR1-like produces the protein MEAAPTEPCPPGPPPPPLPEKKKLQRAPSPARPKEVPGWSLARSRRGGSAHSAAASRLSAGGGSGHPRRAGGGKEPRPDKRPRATAAAARGGGRGGAAGRGAARAKGRGAA, from the exons ATGGAGGCCGCTCCGACGGAGCCGTGCCCGCccgggccgccgccgccgccgctcccggAGAAGAAGAAGCTGCAGCGGGCGCCGTCCCCGGCTCGGCCCAAGGAGGTGCCGGGCTGGTCGCTGGCCAGGAGCCGGCGCGGCGGCTCCGCTCACAGCGCGGCGGCCTCGAGGCTGTCGGCGGGCGGCGGCTCCGGGCACCCGCGGCGGGCGGGAGGAGGCAAGGAACCGCGACCCGACAAGCGGCCGCGGgcgacggcggcggcggcccggGGCGGCGGCagggggggggcggcgggacGCGGAGCGGCGAGGGCGAAGGGGCG GGGGGCGGCCTGA